The Lynx canadensis isolate LIC74 chromosome D2, mLynCan4.pri.v2, whole genome shotgun sequence DNA segment AGTCCTGCTAAATAAGGAAAAGTGTAGTCTGCAGTGAGGGTGTATGATGGAGGGACCAAAGCAGTTCTACAGAGTCAGGGGCAGCATCCCTTGAGGCTGGAATTTTAAACTGAGACCCAATAGGTGAGAAGGTGTTGGACAAGTGAAAGAGGTGGAAGGTtgcccaggcagaggaaacattTTGTGGAAAGGCTCTTGCCGTGAAAGAGCTTGAATGTTGGCAAACTGAAAGAAAGCCAAGGTGGATGGGAGTGATCTGGGGAGGGTGTAGTGCATGATGAGGCTAGAAAGACAGTAGCAGGGGTAAGGTCCTGAACTAAAGGCCACAAAAAAGAATCTGGGCTaatcagaagggaggtggggggtggagcgcctgggtggctcagctggttagggaTCCATTGGTTAAACTTCAAGcctagcattgggctctgcactgatggggtggagcctgcttgagatcctctttctctcctctcctctgcctctcccctgcttgtgctatctctctctccccaaaatagatagatagatagatagatagatagatagatagatagatagaagggAATTGGGAAGTCACTGAGAGATATTAAGcaggaaaacatgattttttttttttaaaacagatcacACAATTGTGATCTTTGTAAAGAATAGGTtcttggaggcgcctgggtggctcagtcagttcagcatctgactttagctcaggtcatgatctcacagtttgtgaattcaagccctgctttggtgagccccgcttctctctttccctctctctgcccctcatgggattctctctctctcatctctctcatctcagtctctctctctctctgtccctccactcaCTTACACACTTtctctcatcaaaaaaaaaaaaaaaaaagacagagagagagagagagagagagagagagagaaatagttcttggtggggggggggctcttgggtggcttagtGTCGGTTAAGCATTTcacttgactttggctcaggtcatgatttcacgattcatgagacagagccctgtgttgggtgctgtgctaacagcacagagcctgcttggaattctctctctccctctctttctgcctcttccccccttgcacatgctctcactctctctctctctctctctatttaaaatgaataaataaactgaaaaaaaaaaagaataggttctTGAGGAAGACAGTAGTGGGGAAGGGTTAGGAAGCTCTGGCAGTGAAGACAAAAGGTGGAgcaaaagggaggagggaggagagaagcacATGTGTTAAGATGACAGTCAGGCCTTGGTGCCTGGATGTGGGAAGGCAAGGGGTAGGATGGTACCAAGGATAATTCCCAGACTTGTGGCAGGAGTGGCTGGGTAGGTACATGGACATGCATTTACTGATGACAGTCTTGGAGGAGCAAAGGACTTGGGGATGTCAGTTTGGAACAGGTGAAGTCACTCACACGGAAGTGTCAGAGAAGTAGATATGCAAATATGTAGCTCAGAGGGGGACCTAGACTAAAGGATTGGCATTTGAGGATTATGACATAGAGTGACATAGAGTTGGTTCATAAACATGTGGCCCAGACAAGGTCTTCCAGAAGGAGAGGGTGCAGAGTGAGGAGGGACGAGGAGCAGCTTTGAGCCTGAGCTTTCCTGCCAGtagaagagggggacagagaagggagccTGGGACGAAATGGCCAGAGAGGTAGAAGAGAAGCAGGAGAGTGTGATGCCTCAGAAACTAACATTGACACTGCTTGAAAGGGCAAGTATTAGGTGAAACCATAAGAAattgcctttccttctttccttcctttcctttccttctttctgttgaCCAAAAACAAGCATACTGGCAAGCTTATAGGGTTCAACCTGAATAGACCCAAACTGAAAAAGTAACTCATGACCTTAGACTGAGAAATTTTTGTAGAGACGTTGTAGCAGAAGCCAGATGAACTGGGGAGAATGGATAGAAAGGACACTAATAAGGGAATAGAATCAACAGGATTGGTGATCAGCCGAGTACAGCAGGTAGAGTTGAGAGAGGGTGAAAGCAAGGGTAATTTCCAAGTTTCAGGTTTGGCAGCTGAGTGAGTGAATGGTTGGGTCAGCCAATGAAGTAGGAGGGGGATGTACACTAATCGTGAAAATATTGTTGAGTGTGGGGTAGATGGAATGTGAGATATCTCTGAAACTTCAGAATGGGATGATAAGCTGACAGTTGGACCTGTGGCTCTGGAGCCATTCATTACCATCTATGTGTTCCTGACTCCTACATATGGACTTTGGGGAGTCAAAATCATGTAGGTGGAAATGAACTCAGTCAGTCAGTGTTTATAGAGCATCTACTAAGTGCTAGGGTTACATCAGTGAATAAGACGAAGTCCCCCTGTACCTTGGAGCTTATTACATTATATCAGGGAGGTCAGACAATAGGCAAACATAAAACAACATTAAGCTGTAGTAAATGCcatatagaaaataaagcagggtgaGGGATTAGGGAGTATGAGGAATACCTATTTTTGGTAGGTTAGTCAGGGAAGGTCTGTCTCAGAGGGCAACATTTGACCAGAGCTCCAGAGGAGGTGAGGGGGTGGGTATATGAAGGAGACAGGTAGGAAGAAACTGGACAAATTCGAGGACCAGCAAGGAGGCTGGTGGGGCAGGAGTGGAGTGAGTGGTGAGGTTGGAGAGGCAGGCAAAGGCCAGACCTTGTAGGGTTTTACAGGCTttgggaaggaaaatggaaaggccTTTGTAGATAGCCTTTTGtgcaggaagagagaattcctcAAAGACTTCCCCTTCTATCAGAGCCTTGTAGCCAGAAAAGCCCCTTTGTGCGGAGGGTGGTGGGCCATTCTGGGTGGGGGAAGGCTGTGCTTGGTCCTGGGGCCTGCTCTTTGGGGGGCTGGACAATGGGCCCCTTGTGGTTAGACTTGAGGGCCAAGTGGCCCCCTCAATGATGGGATTCCTCAGCCAGGAGGCATGTGACCCCAAGACCTTGGCTTCTTGCCTGAGGGTCTGGGCCTGCTGGTGGGGAATGGGGTGGCGAGATGGGGAGAGGTCGGGGGAAGGGTGAGGGAAACCGCTTGGGAGGTCTTCTCCTACGGCAGTGCCCTGTCTTGTCTCAGGCTGAAGGAGGTAGAgagatgggcagggagggggttgTGGCTCTGCttgagagagcgggggagggctGGCGAGCTGGGAGTTATGGACAACAGTAACAAATGGTTTCCAcagcagggcaggagggaggagctggCCGCCCCTGGGCCTAGTGGGTAGGAGCAGGCAGAAGAGGGCCTGACAAACCTACATCTTCTGTCCCttcagaagaggagagaacatgGAGCTGGAGAGGATTGTCAGTGCAGCCCTCCTTGCCTTTGTCCAGACGCACCTCCCCGAGGCTGATCTCAGGTAGAAGCAGCTTTCCTGGGAGGATCATGCTGGGGTCTGGGTTGGAGCTGCTGGGCAGTGCTCCGGGCCCCAGCCAATGGAAAGACTGGGATGGCAAGCACTCAGCTCTATTCCTGAGGTGGGGGCTGATTATGAGGTTATTACATCAACCTCATCATCTATTCCTGAGGAGGGCTGATTATGATTTGCTGGTATGGCCTTACATCTTAACCTGTCCCTGGCACCTCGTTGGACAGGTGGAAAACCAAAGCTCTGTAGGAGGATGGGATACTTTCTGGCTTCAAGACTTGAAGTCTGGCTCATAGACCCAGGGAAGCCGAGGGCTCGAGTCTCAGGCTAGGTGGGGGTGCTGGAGGTATCCCGTGTCCTACCTAGGACTTGTCCTGTCCCCTTCCTGCAGCGGCTTGGATGAGGTCATCTTCTCGTATGTGCTTGGGGTCCTGGAGGACCTGGGCCCCTCAGGGCCATCAGAGGAGAACTTCGATATGGAGGCCTTCACTGAGATGATGGAGGCCTATGTGCCTGGCTTTGCCCACATTCCAAGGTGGGACCTGGCTGGGGTGAAGAAGGGGTGGAGGGCTGGCTGATTGTGGAAGGTAGGCAGGGGTGTCCTTTTACCACCCTCCTATCTTTTCAGGGGTACAATAGGGGACATGATGCAGAAGCTCTCAGGGCAGCTGAGCGGTGCCAGGAACAAAGGTGAGCTTGGGGATTGGGCACTTGGGAAATTCATAACCCCCATCCCCCAAAGCCCCGGCAAACCTGATGCTCTGCTTCTTTAAGAGAACCTGCAGCCACAGAGCTCTGAGGTCCAAGGTCAGATGCCCATCTCCCCAGAGCCCCTGCAGCGGCCTGAAAAGCTCAAAGAAGAAACTAGGGCTTCTCCTACTGCTGCTGGAGACACCCAGGAAGAGGTACTGGTAGGAGAGGGGACTGGTGAGGGAGTCAGGggccaggaaagaaggaagtactGCCTGTGGTCAACATCTATGCCCACAGGCAGCCAGTGCCGAGGAGGAGCTACTGCCAGGGGTGGATGTACTCCTGGAGGTGTTCCCTACGTGCTCGGTAGAGCAGGCCCAGTGGGTGCTGGCCAAAGCTCGGGGAGACTTGGAAGAAGCTGTGCAGATGCTGgtagaggggaggaagaggggcctCCAGCCTGGGATGGCCCCAACCAGGTATCCTCTGCTAGACCCCCCCCTTCGACCCCAGTAGCCTTAGCTACATTCCACCTTAGTGTTAAGCCCCCACCCCTAGCCTATCCCTGCCTGCTTCTGCTGGTGCCCTAGGGTGTAGATGAAGCTTCCCTTCTCTGCAGGACCTGCCCAGGCGCCTCAGAGGCCCCCAAAAGGATGAACTGAAGTCCTTCATCCTACAGAAGTGagtctgggctgggctgggctgggctaggCCCTTAGAGGGTCATCCCAGGGTGGCAGGAGCTTCACCCAGCCAGTTTTTGGCAGGTACATGATGGTGGATAGCGCAGAGGATCAGAAGATTCACCGGCCCATGGCTCCCAGGGAGGTAAGAGAGTTTATGGCTGCTGGAGGTGTGAAGTGGGTgggactctctcctggcttctgctACTCACTGCCCAATTGCCTCCCAGGCCCCCAAGAAGCTGATCCGATACATCGACAACCAGATAGTAAGCACCAAAGGGGAGCGGTTCAAAGATGTGCGGAACCCTGAGGCCGAGGAGATGAAGGCCACATACATCAACCTCAAGCCAGCCAGAAAGTACCGCTTCCACTGAGGCATTCGCCAGACTCTGCTGGAGCCTTCTCGGCTCAGATCCCAGAGGGATGCAGGAGCCCTACACCCCCACACAGGGCCCGCCCTAACTCCTGTCCCCCTTCTCTACCCTGCTCTCTACTTCCTTGCCCCACCATGTTGACCTCCTCTTGGAGCTGCCCACGGGCACAGTAAAGGTGGCCCCAGGAAGATGTGAGTGCATTCTGGTCATTTCTGCCTCAGCTGGGGTGCTGGGGTACTGTGTCTGTCTGACCTTCTCTCCCAACTTCACATCCCTTATCTCCAACACGGCAGCAGCGCCAGGCAAGAGGGGGTAAAAAGCTCTTTATTTGAAGCtccagggtggggcagggcatCCGCCTCTAGCCAGAGGCCTCCACAGTCCAGTTTCCCTACAGTTCACAGTCAGGCCCCCCCACACAGTCCAGCTGTGACCCATCGGCAGGCAGGTCAGACCTGCAGGTTGACAAAGGGTGCAAAACCAGCCATGTCCTGCAGGAGCACCAGGGCCTGATGCAGCGGCGGCTCCACGTCGATGTCCACGCCGCGCTTCCGCAGGCGGCTCAGGCTGGGCTCGGCCACATGGTGGCAGTGCCGCACCCGCAGCGAGCGCAACGCCGGGCAGTTACTCGGCCAAGGTCCTGGGGGAGGAGCCGGGTGAGGCTAGGGGCCAGAAGCTGTTTCGCCCACGGTGGGGGAGCCAGCGAAGCCCCTGCCTCCTTCAAACTCAGAGCATACTTTTTCCCTCCAAAAacctggatgggggggggggttatgaGGAGGTCTGGATGGGGTCATACACCAATGTCTCCAGTGAACTCGGAACTTCCTCCTATCTCTTAAAGGGGGAACCTGCTCCTCAGCTCCGCCCAGGATTTCAAGGTTTTCCCCTTGTTGAAAAGAAGCCTGAGAGTCGACTGTCTGTGACATCCGCTCATGCGTAAACACTGGTtccaaaaagttttttaaactatGGGTTCTCTGGCCTCGGCAATCCTAGAGATCTTTCCTGGTCTGAATGGGGGTGTCGTGGTAGCAGAAAAACCCCAGAAACCACAGTTCTGCCTTTTGGCAGCTGCACCCCGTCCCTAAACCAGAGGCTTAAAAAGTGATTGCCCTCTTCCCATCCCACCAACCCAAGGCCCAGGCACCTGACGCCGTCGCTTCCGACGCGGAGGCAGCCGGTTAGATCTAGGTGCTCGAGTTCCGGGCAGTTCCGAGCCAACTCCTGGACGGCGGTATCCCCCACATTGGCGTTGACTGCCAGCGAGAGGCTGCGAAGGCCTGCGCCGCGCCTCTGCGCCAGGTATACGATGGCCTCATCCTTGAGTTGACGGCAGGCGGTGAGGTCCAGCTCCTCAAGGGCCGGACAGCGGTCAGCGAGGCCGCGCAGCGCCAGACCGTCTACCCAGTCACAGTGCGCAAGGGAAAGGCGCTGCAGGCGGGGGCAGCCCTCCGCCAGCGCCCCCAGCGCTCGGCGGCTCAGTTGTCCGCAGCCGGCTAGAGCCACGCTCCGCAGCTGCGGATTCCGCGTCAGCACCGGCACCAGATCCTCATCCGACAGCCATTCGTGACACGGTGCTAGGGCCAGCTCCTGCAGCCCCTCAGCGTCTCGCAGCAGCCAGGCCAATGCGGCCCGCGGGATCTGCGGACCCACCTGCGGGCAGGGAGGCACCTCGACTTTCAGCTGGTCCCGAGGGCGGGGCGGGCGCTGCCTCTCCGCCCCATTAGAGTTATTTCCCGGCAGCAACCTGCCTTCGGAGTTTGCCCCCTGACTCCCAGGAGAGACCCCACGTGCCCTCTGAGTTGATACCCGGTACTCGCCCTTTGAGAGTACTTCCCGAAGGGTGGGTCGCTTCCCGGGAGTTCCTGGACGCgcagagggtggggaagggtagacagctgggctgggggctgggttggaggcggggagggggcggtaCCCGGACGGGGGCGGGGCTCTGGCCCCTGGCTCACCTGAGCGGCGTCGAAGCGGCGCAGGCCAGCCAGGTGCAGCTGCACTAGCGCCCGGAAGGCCCGGCTGACGCGCTGCAGCCGGAGCAGCTGGCGCAGCGGCACCCGGCTCAGGACGTGTGGGAGCAGCACGTCTTCCCAAGGCAGGTCCAGGAGCCTGCGAGTAAAGGGGCGGTGGCGGTGGCGTTCCCGGGCCGCCGTTACCTGCGAGTCCGCCTCTGTTATGCTTCTGCGCCCTGGCTCCTAAGAGCGACCCCCAAACCCGGCCCAGTCAGCTCCCTTCCCCCAggtccttcttccctctctcggcccctccggTGCTCGGTACCTGACGGCTCCGGGCTCTTGCTCCCCTCCGGACGGCTCCATCGGTGGCTCCATCGGCGGCCTATTGCGCGTGCGCAGTAAGGTCCTCTCGCTTTGGCCTTGGAACGGCCTCAGCGAACCCGCCTCTTCGGGCTGTAGAGACAGACCGATTCAATCGAGTGTGGTCTCACTGAGGATCCTATCTGAAAGCGTTCCGGATGGATATCAAAACTGAGGGCGGAGCCGACCGGTGGGGTAACATCAGACCTCGCCTTCTCGGCTACAGGGCTTGAGACCTGAAGCTGGAGAACGCGATGGTGCAGCAGAGACTGGCTCTTTTTTCGTCTTGGGCCAGTGGCCGCCGCTGAATGAAGTGGTGATGGGAGGAGCAGGCAAAGCCAAACGCAGAAGGGGCGGAGCCATGACTCCAAGGTTCTGGGCCTATTCTCTGCCCTCTGGTCGCGCTTAGCGACTTTGAAAAATGGGGAGAAACTATCCAGGCTTTTACTGTCTCGTGTGTAGTAGGTGCCCAgtaatttgttgaatgaattgaatGGGCGAAGCtagaatttttcttccttcatcaaGCAAAATTGCCCAAACCCTCATTCCTGGTTAGTTGTCAAGTACAGGGCTGTCCAGCCCCTTCCACTCCCAGACGATTTGGAAAAGGTTTGCATCTTGAGGGGAGAGGCGTAGAGGGCGCTAAAAAGGACTATCTTCCCAGCTGGGTCCCTTTCTTTTCCCCAGGAGGTCTAGAGTCCTGAGAACAATGAGTGCTCAGCCCAGCCCACCAGGAGTACCGCTTCTGGGCTGACCTGGGGATTAAGCTGTGGGGTTTGGGGCTGGGCCCGCCCTGGGGCAGTGATGCCCCAGAACTCCAGGCTCAGACTCTGGGCCACCCTCTCACCGCGTCCACAGTTCCTGG contains these protein-coding regions:
- the CUEDC2 gene encoding LOW QUALITY PROTEIN: CUE domain-containing protein 2 (The sequence of the model RefSeq protein was modified relative to this genomic sequence to represent the inferred CDS: inserted 1 base in 1 codon); protein product: MRAVTARDKSPAAARRSRRGENMELERIVSAALLAFVQTHLPEADLSGLDEVIFSYVLGVLEDLGPSGPSEENFDMEAFTEMMEAYVPGFAHIPRGTIGDMMQKLSGQLSGARNKENLQPQSSEVQGQMPISPEPLQRPEKLKEETRASPTAAGDTQEEAASAEEELLPGVDVLLEVFPTCSVEQAQWVLAKARGDLEEAVQMLVEGXEEGPPAWDGPNQDLPRRLRGPQKDELKSFILQKYMMVDSAEDQKIHRPMAPREAPKKLIRYIDNQIVSTKGERFKDVRNPEAEEMKATYINLKPARKYRFH
- the FBXL15 gene encoding F-box/LRR-repeat protein 15 isoform X2 — its product is MEPPMEPSGGEQEPGAVRLLDLPWEDVLLPHVLSRVPLRQLLRLQRVSRAFRALVQLHLAGLRRFDAAQVGPQIPRAALAWLLRDAEGLQELALAPCHEWLSDEDLVPVLTRNPQLRSVALAGCGQLSRRALGALAEGCPRLQRLSLAHCDWVDGLALRGLADRCPALEELDLTACRQLKDEAIVYLAQRRGAGLRSLSLAVNANVGDTAVQELARNCPELEHLDLTGCLRVGSDGVRCLGLGNCPALRSLRVRHCHHVAEPSLSRLRKRGVDIDVEPPLHQALVLLQDMAGFAPFVNLQV
- the FBXL15 gene encoding F-box/LRR-repeat protein 15 isoform X1; amino-acid sequence: MEPPMEPSGGEQEPGAVRLLDLPWEDVLLPHVLSRVPLRQLLRLQRVSRAFRALVQLHLAGLRRFDAAQVGPQIPRAALAWLLRDAEGLQELALAPCHEWLSDEDLVPVLTRNPQLRSVALAGCGQLSRRALGALAEGCPRLQRLSLAHCDWVDGLALRGLADRCPALEELDLTACRQLKDEAIVYLAQRRGAGLRSLSLAVNANVGDTAVQELARNCPELEHLDLTGCLRVGSDGVRTLAE